One Fontisphaera persica DNA window includes the following coding sequences:
- a CDS encoding FtsK/SpoIIIE family DNA translocase: MARNDQGEPAPNRGFNDIIGIALLAAALLLMAAQWSFDRGDVRYLRVPPHDPAHNWIGPAGAYVAWGTFLIMGGAAYILPMLLMFFGLGYLWDFMAYLRRKWYTWAAAGVVLLCCTGLLNLYTDGETVRQMATHRYAYDQAGFLEKIAFNIGADTAGGLLGLWLNQYAFGHFGRAGATIIYCTLYCISLYFLTNFELGNWVREWLQKRREADLFAGLSEPEKELKRKAMELERRARELEEEVERTAKGKAPAAHGKAGPELGADLQPVPEPTVRDLSVPQIKTAPKKTKEPAEAAAPAAKEEGEAETAAAPKVVPAASTADILGKAAAPSAKGKAEPAAVAKTAAPADKVTPEESWEPVENTPAKAPDQENPFAAPATPAPAPAVAPAPAAKPKAAVRKPKPITVAEGPHIGNYRLPSLDLLQLPDLSVKPSETKEELMANAQLMKNTLAQFDIEVAIGDITKGPTITRYELHPAPGVKLEKITALTNNIAAALKAERIHILAPVPGKSSVGVEVPNTVKTKVTMRELLESEEWLNTKARIPLALGKDVYGHPIIADLADMPHLLIAGSTGSGKSVCINAIVASLLYRFSPDQLRFVMIDPKVVELQHYNALPHLVVPVVNDPKKVILALRWVIHEMEKRYKIFAKVGVRNIKSFNERPRHKPPPPPPEPELPLTTRKEKIEAGADGFAVEVDEQIVVPREDDIVIPDKLSYIVVIIDELADLMLVAPADVEMAIARITQMARAAGIHCIVATQRPSVDVITGVIKANIPARIAFQVAAKVDSRTILDAMGADKLLGKGDMLYLPPGSAKLIRAQGALITDQEIQSIVDFISAQGKPSYDLEITQQLSKPASSMDEEEEASDEDEELIQQCIEVIRSEQKASVSLLQRRLKLGYGRAARLMDELERRGIVGPSKGAEPRDILIDLDGTGMDGAKSAGGPGLTPA; the protein is encoded by the coding sequence ATGGCACGCAATGATCAGGGCGAGCCGGCCCCCAACCGCGGTTTCAATGACATTATTGGGATTGCGTTGCTGGCGGCCGCATTGCTGTTGATGGCGGCTCAGTGGTCGTTTGACCGCGGAGACGTGCGGTATTTGCGCGTGCCGCCGCATGATCCGGCGCATAATTGGATCGGGCCGGCGGGGGCGTATGTGGCGTGGGGCACGTTTTTGATCATGGGAGGGGCGGCTTACATTCTGCCGATGCTGCTGATGTTTTTCGGGCTGGGTTATTTGTGGGACTTCATGGCGTATTTGCGGCGCAAGTGGTACACGTGGGCGGCGGCGGGAGTGGTGTTGTTGTGCTGCACGGGGCTGTTGAATTTGTACACTGATGGGGAAACGGTGCGGCAGATGGCCACGCACCGGTATGCGTATGATCAGGCCGGTTTTCTGGAGAAGATTGCGTTCAACATTGGCGCGGACACGGCGGGGGGGCTGCTGGGGTTGTGGTTGAATCAGTATGCGTTTGGCCATTTCGGGCGGGCGGGCGCCACGATCATTTACTGCACGCTGTACTGCATCAGCCTGTATTTCCTGACGAATTTTGAGCTGGGCAACTGGGTGCGCGAGTGGCTGCAGAAACGGCGCGAGGCGGATTTGTTTGCGGGGTTGTCCGAGCCGGAGAAGGAGCTGAAGCGCAAGGCGATGGAGCTGGAGCGGCGCGCGCGCGAGCTGGAGGAGGAGGTGGAGCGCACGGCCAAAGGCAAAGCCCCCGCCGCCCATGGCAAAGCGGGGCCGGAGTTGGGCGCCGATTTGCAACCGGTGCCCGAGCCGACGGTGCGCGATTTAAGTGTGCCGCAAATCAAAACCGCCCCCAAGAAAACCAAAGAGCCCGCCGAGGCCGCCGCCCCCGCTGCCAAAGAGGAGGGCGAGGCCGAGACCGCCGCCGCGCCCAAGGTGGTGCCCGCGGCCAGCACGGCCGACATCCTGGGCAAGGCTGCCGCGCCCTCGGCCAAAGGCAAGGCAGAGCCGGCGGCAGTCGCCAAGACCGCCGCGCCCGCCGACAAGGTCACGCCCGAGGAATCGTGGGAGCCGGTGGAGAACACTCCCGCCAAGGCCCCGGACCAGGAGAATCCCTTTGCCGCTCCGGCCACGCCCGCGCCCGCGCCCGCCGTGGCGCCTGCGCCTGCCGCCAAGCCGAAGGCGGCCGTGCGGAAGCCCAAGCCCATCACGGTGGCGGAGGGGCCGCACATTGGCAACTATCGCCTGCCGTCGCTGGATTTGCTGCAGTTGCCTGATTTGTCGGTGAAGCCGTCCGAGACGAAGGAAGAGCTGATGGCCAACGCGCAGTTGATGAAGAACACGCTGGCGCAGTTTGACATCGAGGTGGCCATTGGGGACATCACCAAAGGCCCCACCATTACGCGCTACGAGCTGCATCCGGCCCCGGGCGTGAAGCTCGAAAAAATCACGGCGCTGACCAACAACATTGCGGCGGCGCTCAAGGCCGAGCGCATCCACATCCTCGCGCCGGTGCCCGGCAAAAGCTCGGTGGGGGTGGAGGTGCCCAACACGGTGAAGACCAAGGTCACGATGCGCGAGCTGCTGGAATCGGAGGAGTGGCTCAACACGAAGGCGCGGATTCCGCTGGCGCTGGGCAAGGATGTGTATGGGCATCCCATCATTGCGGATTTGGCGGACATGCCGCACCTGCTGATTGCCGGGAGCACGGGGTCGGGCAAGTCGGTGTGCATCAACGCCATTGTGGCGTCGCTGTTGTACCGGTTCAGTCCGGACCAGCTCCGTTTTGTGATGATTGACCCGAAGGTGGTGGAGCTGCAGCACTACAACGCGCTGCCGCATCTGGTGGTGCCGGTGGTGAATGATCCCAAGAAGGTGATCCTCGCCCTGCGGTGGGTCATCCATGAAATGGAAAAGCGTTACAAGATTTTTGCCAAGGTGGGCGTGCGCAACATCAAGTCCTTCAACGAGCGCCCGCGCCACAAGCCGCCTCCGCCGCCGCCTGAGCCGGAGCTGCCCCTCACCACGCGGAAGGAAAAAATTGAGGCCGGCGCCGACGGATTTGCGGTGGAGGTGGACGAGCAGATTGTGGTGCCGCGGGAGGACGACATAGTCATCCCGGACAAGCTCAGTTACATCGTGGTCATCATTGATGAGCTGGCGGATTTGATGCTGGTGGCGCCGGCGGATGTGGAGATGGCGATTGCGCGGATTACCCAGATGGCGCGGGCGGCGGGCATTCATTGCATTGTGGCCACGCAGCGGCCCAGTGTGGACGTCATCACCGGTGTCATCAAGGCCAACATCCCCGCGCGCATCGCCTTCCAGGTGGCGGCCAAGGTGGACTCGCGGACGATTCTGGACGCGATGGGCGCCGACAAACTGCTGGGCAAGGGCGACATGCTCTACCTGCCGCCCGGCTCGGCCAAGCTCATCCGGGCCCAGGGCGCGCTGATTACGGACCAGGAAATCCAGAGCATTGTGGACTTCATCAGCGCCCAAGGCAAGCCGAGCTACGACCTGGAAATCACGCAGCAGCTCAGCAAGCCTGCCAGCAGCATGGATGAGGAGGAGGAGGCCAGCGATGAGGACGAGGAGTTGATTCAGCAATGCATCGAGGTCATCCGCAGCGAGCAAAAGGCCAGTGTGTCGCTGCTGCAACGTCGGCTCAAACTGGGTTACGGCCGCGCGGCGCGGCTCATGGATGAGCTGGAGCGCCGGGGAATTGTTGGCCCCAGCAAAGGCGCCGAGCCACGGGACATCCTGATTGATTTGGACGGCACGGGCATGGACGGGGCCAAGTCCGCCGGCGGGCCGGGATTGACGCCGGCCTAG
- a CDS encoding family 16 glycoside hydrolase: MKGGFLLFALACALVAARLSAAEDFQTNPTNQPPRGWEVTITGAGQPVWTVQEESSAAATNRVLVQSGITPRPSFPLCVRQEPVLRDGWVSVRFKTVSGELDQAAGVVWRYQSATNYYICRANAREDNVVLYKVQQGKRTALPLVGRKDGYGVEQKVTPGQWHTLRVEFRGPRSTVFFDGQKLLEVEDETFTQAGRIGLWTKADSVTMFDDFDWGAAP, encoded by the coding sequence ATGAAAGGTGGCTTCTTACTGTTTGCCCTTGCGTGCGCCCTGGTGGCGGCTCGCCTGAGCGCCGCCGAGGACTTCCAGACCAATCCCACCAACCAGCCGCCGCGGGGCTGGGAGGTCACCATCACCGGCGCCGGACAGCCGGTTTGGACCGTGCAGGAGGAATCGTCCGCCGCCGCCACCAATCGCGTGCTGGTACAGTCCGGCATCACGCCGCGCCCGTCGTTTCCGTTGTGCGTGCGGCAGGAGCCGGTGTTGCGGGACGGCTGGGTGAGCGTGCGCTTCAAAACGGTGAGCGGCGAGCTAGACCAGGCGGCCGGCGTGGTGTGGCGTTATCAAAGCGCCACGAATTATTATATTTGCCGCGCCAACGCACGCGAAGACAACGTGGTGCTCTACAAAGTCCAGCAGGGCAAGCGCACCGCGCTGCCGCTGGTGGGGCGCAAGGACGGCTACGGGGTGGAGCAGAAGGTCACGCCCGGGCAATGGCACACGTTGCGGGTGGAGTTTCGCGGCCCGCGGAGCACGGTGTTTTTTGACGGGCAGAAATTGTTGGAGGTGGAGGACGAAACCTTCACGCAGGCCGGGCGCATCGGCCTGTGGACCAAGGCCGACAGCGTGACGATGTTTGATGATTTCGACTGGGGCGCCGCGCCCTGA
- a CDS encoding D-glycero-alpha-D-manno-heptose-1,7-bisphosphate 7-phosphatase, which yields MAQAAVFLDRDGTVIAERHYLKDPAQVELLPGAVEALKRLQDAGFWLFFVTNQSGIGRGYFTLEEALRVQARVEELLGRGGVRLAKTYLAPEAPDQPSRGRKPSPAFLWDARDEFGLDLARSYMIGDKLIDLECGWNAGVRRSLLVCTGYGRETAEREAGRLRDAVVVPDLAAAAEWILLQS from the coding sequence ATGGCGCAAGCCGCTGTTTTTCTGGATCGCGACGGCACGGTGATTGCCGAGCGGCACTATTTGAAAGACCCGGCGCAGGTGGAGCTGTTGCCCGGGGCGGTGGAGGCCCTGAAGCGGCTGCAGGACGCCGGCTTCTGGCTGTTTTTTGTCACCAATCAGTCGGGCATCGGACGCGGATACTTCACGCTGGAGGAGGCGCTCCGGGTGCAGGCGCGGGTGGAGGAGCTGCTGGGGCGGGGCGGGGTGCGCCTTGCCAAGACTTACCTGGCCCCCGAGGCGCCGGACCAGCCCAGCCGCGGGCGCAAGCCTTCGCCCGCTTTTTTGTGGGATGCGCGAGATGAATTTGGGTTGGACTTGGCGCGGTCTTACATGATTGGGGACAAACTGATTGATTTGGAATGCGGCTGGAATGCCGGTGTCCGCCGCAGCCTGCTCGTGTGCACTGGTTATGGCCGTGAAACTGCCGAGCGGGAGGCGGGCCGGTTGCGTGACGCCGTGGTGGTGCCGGACCTGGCCGCCGCCGCCGAATGGATATTGCTGCAATCATGA
- a CDS encoding rhomboid family intramembrane serine protease, with protein sequence MPTCPACEQPLRVQRMADGVLYVCDGCTGRSVTLPQLRALGGDRLVNNLLRQLNRNTAPSPRRCPFCEQSMKALALPEAGLELDGCRRCGIIWFDTQELESVPPAPPPSLEELHLRAAEAMAMEKIQRQQDAQPEPDREWKTLPALLGLPVESDTSPLRRRPWLTWSLALLILVISVAAFFNLEQVIAQWGLVPAQWWRHGGLTLLAAFFLHGGVWHLASNLYFLLIFGDNVEDDLGHTAYGLLLLLATLGGQLVHILGGPGSLTPAIGASGGISGVLAYYAMQFPHAKISLMARLAWRFWWLKLSARTLFICWLLLQFWIAWQQIQGFGNISGLAHLGGAAVGGLFWWAQRFRARLPKTVPA encoded by the coding sequence ATGCCCACCTGCCCAGCATGTGAGCAGCCCTTGCGCGTCCAGCGGATGGCGGATGGGGTTTTATACGTGTGCGACGGCTGCACTGGCAGGTCCGTCACGCTGCCGCAGTTGCGGGCGCTGGGCGGGGACCGGCTGGTCAACAACCTCCTGCGCCAATTGAACCGGAATACCGCACCCAGCCCGCGCCGCTGTCCCTTCTGCGAGCAATCCATGAAGGCTCTGGCGCTGCCGGAGGCCGGCCTGGAGCTGGACGGCTGCCGCCGCTGCGGCATCATCTGGTTTGACACCCAGGAGCTCGAAAGTGTGCCCCCCGCGCCGCCGCCCAGCCTTGAAGAGCTGCATCTGCGGGCCGCCGAGGCCATGGCGATGGAAAAAATCCAGCGCCAGCAGGACGCTCAACCGGAGCCGGACAGGGAGTGGAAAACCCTGCCGGCCCTGCTGGGTTTGCCGGTGGAATCGGACACGTCCCCCCTGCGCCGCCGCCCGTGGCTGACGTGGAGCCTCGCGCTGCTCATCCTGGTCATCAGCGTGGCCGCCTTTTTCAACCTGGAACAAGTCATCGCCCAATGGGGCCTGGTGCCCGCCCAATGGTGGCGCCACGGCGGCCTGACCCTGCTGGCGGCTTTCTTCCTGCACGGCGGCGTCTGGCACCTTGCCAGCAACCTCTATTTTCTGCTCATTTTTGGCGACAACGTGGAGGATGACCTGGGCCACACCGCCTATGGCTTGCTCCTGCTCCTGGCCACCCTGGGCGGCCAGCTCGTGCATATCCTCGGCGGCCCCGGCTCCCTCACCCCGGCCATTGGCGCCAGCGGCGGCATCTCCGGCGTGCTGGCCTATTATGCCATGCAATTTCCCCATGCCAAAATCAGCCTGATGGCCCGCCTGGCCTGGCGCTTCTGGTGGTTGAAATTATCGGCTCGCACGCTCTTTATTTGCTGGCTGCTGCTGCAATTCTGGATTGCGTGGCAGCAAATCCAGGGCTTTGGCAACATTTCCGGCCTGGCGCATTTGGGCGGCGCCGCGGTGGGTGGGCTGTTTTGGTGGGCGCAGCGATTCCGTGCCCGCCTGCCCAAGACCGTCCCCGCGTAA
- a CDS encoding ThuA domain-containing protein has translation MKKSILLTAVLAVGIALPAAAQGKKVLVVTTTTGFRHSSIPVAEKIIGQLAKESGAFTVEYVSQPPNEPRAPKRPGNNATEAEKEKFQQEQAAYEAARKAWNEEMRKVLTKLSPANLKNYDAVIFANTTGDLPIPDRQGFLDWIAAGGGFVGMHSATDTFHGFRPFIEMIGGEFLSHGAQVSVDANVEDRECSACRHFKAGQFTVFDEIYLFKSYDRTKVHNLLSLNNHPNDKTPGYYPISWNKTYGKGRVFYTSLGHREDVWDPEWKDRKNPPEVARDYQKHILGGIKWALGLETCEPKTQQK, from the coding sequence ATGAAAAAGTCCATCCTCTTGACCGCAGTGTTGGCGGTGGGCATTGCCTTGCCTGCTGCTGCCCAGGGCAAAAAAGTCCTCGTCGTCACCACCACCACCGGTTTCCGGCACAGCTCGATTCCGGTGGCTGAGAAAATCATCGGCCAACTGGCCAAGGAAAGCGGCGCTTTCACTGTGGAATACGTGAGCCAGCCTCCCAACGAGCCGCGCGCGCCCAAGCGGCCCGGCAACAATGCCACCGAGGCCGAAAAAGAGAAATTCCAGCAGGAGCAGGCGGCATACGAGGCGGCGCGCAAGGCTTGGAATGAAGAGATGCGCAAGGTGTTGACCAAGCTCAGCCCGGCCAATCTGAAGAATTATGACGCGGTGATTTTTGCCAACACCACCGGCGACCTGCCCATACCCGACCGCCAGGGATTTTTGGACTGGATTGCGGCGGGCGGCGGCTTTGTGGGGATGCACAGCGCCACGGACACCTTCCACGGTTTCCGGCCGTTCATTGAGATGATTGGCGGCGAATTTTTGTCGCACGGCGCGCAAGTCAGCGTGGACGCCAATGTGGAAGACCGCGAGTGCTCGGCCTGCCGGCATTTCAAGGCGGGGCAGTTCACGGTGTTTGATGAAATCTATCTGTTCAAGAGCTATGACCGTACCAAAGTGCACAATCTGCTTTCCTTGAACAACCATCCCAATGACAAAACGCCGGGCTATTACCCGATTTCCTGGAACAAGACCTACGGCAAAGGGCGGGTGTTCTACACCTCGCTGGGGCATCGCGAAGACGTGTGGGACCCGGAATGGAAGGACCGCAAGAATCCGCCTGAAGTGGCGCGAGATTACCAGAAGCACATTCTGGGCGGCATCAAGTGGGCGCTGGGTCTGGAAACTTGCGAACCCAAAACGCAACAGAAATAA
- a CDS encoding 3-keto-disaccharide hydrolase translates to MKTIWTLILGLALAGQVWAADNEQGFVPLFNGKDLSGWKLRNPNAKSYWTVEDGILKNTIKQGDHGVDLLTEKKFWNFTVRFEYLVPDGSNSGFYLRGRHEIQILGDYKSGKPAPGGNGALYAFKAPDVFASKPGNEWQTCEATIIGNKITVILNGKKIHDNVVCDRPTGGEVDNKVKEPGPILLQGDHGTVWFRNIRIKELPAE, encoded by the coding sequence ATGAAAACCATCTGGACCTTGATTTTAGGGCTGGCGCTTGCCGGCCAGGTTTGGGCTGCTGACAACGAACAGGGTTTCGTGCCGCTGTTTAACGGCAAGGACCTGAGCGGCTGGAAACTGCGCAATCCCAACGCCAAGAGCTATTGGACGGTGGAAGATGGCATCCTCAAAAACACCATCAAACAAGGCGACCACGGGGTGGATTTGCTGACGGAAAAGAAGTTCTGGAACTTCACCGTGCGCTTCGAGTACCTCGTGCCTGACGGCTCCAACAGTGGTTTTTACCTCCGGGGCCGCCATGAGATACAAATCTTGGGTGATTACAAGAGCGGCAAACCGGCGCCGGGCGGCAATGGCGCCTTGTATGCGTTCAAAGCGCCGGATGTGTTTGCCAGCAAGCCCGGCAATGAATGGCAGACCTGTGAGGCCACCATCATCGGCAACAAAATCACGGTGATCCTCAACGGCAAGAAGATCCACGACAATGTCGTGTGCGATCGTCCCACTGGCGGGGAGGTGGACAACAAGGTGAAGGAGCCGGGCCCCATCCTCTTGCAGGGGGATCATGGCACCGTGTGGTTCCGCAACATTCGCATCAAGGAATTGCCGGCGGAATAA
- a CDS encoding protein phosphatase 2C domain-containing protein — translation MVPIVTAFRLPKQGYSLDECDDAFAYEVNCLRFAIADGATESAFSDRWAQSLVKAYITEPPFGMPPAEDAMMLWMLPLQHEWRQSIDWASLPWYCQEKAENGAFATFLALEFSAHGTVWEKIVSRTLQGEELKWNAFAVGDSNLFQVREDQLIATFPVARSDEFSSRPILLASNENHNYSALRDIKSASGGVKPGDQFFLATDALAKWFLERHEAGEKPWQQLLALKSEEEFAALSERLRKQEGVRNDDMTLVVIRWEG, via the coding sequence GTGGTTCCCATCGTCACCGCTTTTCGCCTGCCCAAGCAGGGATACTCTCTGGACGAATGCGATGACGCATTTGCGTATGAGGTGAACTGCCTGCGCTTCGCCATTGCCGACGGCGCCACCGAGTCGGCCTTCAGCGACCGGTGGGCCCAGAGCCTCGTCAAGGCCTACATCACCGAGCCCCCCTTCGGCATGCCCCCTGCCGAAGATGCCATGATGCTCTGGATGCTCCCCCTGCAGCACGAGTGGCGCCAGAGCATTGATTGGGCCAGCCTGCCCTGGTATTGCCAGGAAAAGGCCGAGAACGGCGCCTTTGCCACCTTTCTGGCCCTGGAGTTTTCCGCGCACGGCACGGTTTGGGAAAAAATTGTGAGCCGCACGTTGCAGGGCGAGGAACTGAAATGGAATGCTTTTGCCGTGGGGGACAGCAACCTCTTTCAAGTCCGCGAGGACCAGTTGATTGCCACCTTTCCCGTGGCCCGCAGCGATGAATTCAGCAGCCGCCCCATCCTGCTGGCCAGCAATGAAAACCACAATTACTCCGCCTTGCGCGACATCAAGTCCGCCTCCGGCGGCGTCAAGCCGGGGGACCAGTTTTTCCTGGCCACCGACGCCCTGGCCAAGTGGTTTCTGGAGCGGCACGAGGCCGGCGAAAAGCCGTGGCAGCAACTGCTGGCGCTGAAAAGCGAGGAGGAATTTGCGGCGTTGTCTGAGCGCCTGCGCAAGCAGGAAGGGGTGCGCAATGATGATATGACCCTGGTGGTCATCCGTTGGGAAGGTTAA
- a CDS encoding VWA domain-containing protein, with protein sequence MPYSAEISRANPSVFMFLIDQSGSMVEPIAGSENKRKCDSVADAINRLLHNLIIKCARGDGVRNFYEVCVIGYGATVAPAFSGPLAGRDLVPLSEVASSPARIEERIRKVDDGSGGVIEQKVKFPIWFEPVAKGITPMGTALNMACKILREWVQRHMASYPPIVINISDGEATDSGPVPQAQELTSLATEDGNVLLLNCHISSQPVQPIIFPESDADLPDEFAKTLFSISSVLPASMRELARAEGFNLGPEARGFAFNADLVELIRFLDIGTRGSNLR encoded by the coding sequence ATGCCTTATTCAGCCGAAATCAGTCGTGCCAACCCCAGTGTGTTCATGTTTCTCATTGACCAGTCCGGCTCCATGGTGGAACCCATTGCCGGCAGTGAGAACAAACGCAAGTGCGACAGTGTGGCCGACGCCATCAACCGCCTGCTGCACAATCTCATCATCAAATGCGCCCGCGGCGACGGGGTGCGCAACTTTTATGAAGTGTGCGTCATCGGCTACGGCGCCACCGTGGCGCCCGCCTTCAGCGGGCCGCTGGCCGGCCGGGACCTGGTGCCGTTGAGTGAGGTGGCCAGCTCGCCGGCGCGCATCGAGGAGCGCATTCGCAAAGTGGACGACGGCAGCGGGGGCGTCATCGAGCAAAAGGTGAAGTTCCCCATCTGGTTCGAGCCGGTGGCCAAGGGCATCACGCCCATGGGCACCGCCCTGAACATGGCCTGCAAGATTTTGCGGGAATGGGTGCAGCGCCACATGGCCTCGTATCCCCCCATTGTCATCAACATCAGCGACGGCGAGGCCACCGACAGCGGCCCCGTGCCGCAGGCGCAGGAGCTGACCAGCCTGGCCACCGAGGACGGCAATGTGCTGCTGCTCAACTGCCACATTTCCAGCCAGCCGGTGCAGCCCATCATCTTCCCGGAAAGCGATGCGGATTTGCCGGATGAATTTGCCAAGACGCTCTTCTCCATCTCCAGCGTGCTGCCCGCCAGCATGCGCGAGCTGGCCCGCGCCGAGGGATTCAACCTGGGGCCGGAAGCCCGCGGGTTTGCCTTCAACGCCGACCTGGTGGAACTCATCCGCTTCCTGGACATCGGCACCCGCGGCAGCAACCTGCGCTAA
- the ligA gene encoding NAD-dependent DNA ligase LigA yields the protein MDWQTAQQRHAQLCAEIRRHDYLYYVVGRPEISDFEYDRLYRELVELEQQFPALITPDSPTQRVGGQPVDSFPPYRHAAPMLSLDNTYSQGEVREFVQRVQRLLPGEALAWVVEPKVDGLAVSLRYEQGVLAVGATRGDGTTGDNITSNLKTIRSVPLRLQTPPAPPAPPQGDLFAPPPASPLPAVLEVRGEVFMPRAGFEQLNAERRAAGEEEFANPRNAAAGSLKQLDPRIVARRPLEMVFYGVGQVEGVPVPPTHDALLHWLQRLGFKTPERIWLCHSTEELLAALDELDRFRKTLPYDTDGAVIKLNSLAQRERCGATAKAPRWAIAYKYAPEQAETRLKAITIQVGRTGALTPVAELEPVFLSGSTISRATLHNEEEIRRKDIRVGDWVVIEKAGEVIPAVVRAVAEKRTGAEQVFVFPKNCPECGTPVTRGAEAGVDYVVWRCPNPDCPAQIRGRIEHWCSRGAMDIEGGGEVLVAQLVKTGLVQDVADLYRLTVDELCQLERMGEKSARNFLEGIEASKQRDLWRVLFGLGILHVGASVAKSLSRTFPTLDDILNASMEQLQKAEDVGETIAQSILQWAGDPRNRRLVERLRAAGVNFQSSLYQAGPAGGRLAGKTLVLTGTLPHLTREQATAKIEAAGGRVASSVSKKTDYVVAGAEAGSKLEKARQLGVPVIDEAELLRLCGETSP from the coding sequence ATGGACTGGCAAACCGCCCAGCAACGGCATGCGCAGCTTTGCGCGGAAATCCGGCGTCACGATTACCTTTACTACGTGGTGGGCCGGCCGGAAATCTCCGATTTTGAATATGACCGCCTCTACCGCGAGCTGGTCGAGCTGGAGCAGCAATTTCCCGCTCTCATCACCCCCGACTCCCCCACCCAGCGCGTGGGCGGCCAGCCCGTGGATTCCTTTCCGCCGTATCGTCACGCGGCGCCGATGCTCAGCCTGGACAACACCTACTCGCAGGGCGAGGTGCGGGAGTTTGTGCAGCGCGTGCAACGTCTGCTGCCGGGCGAAGCGCTGGCGTGGGTGGTGGAGCCGAAAGTGGACGGCCTGGCCGTGAGCCTGCGCTACGAGCAGGGCGTCCTCGCCGTGGGCGCCACCCGCGGCGATGGCACCACGGGCGACAACATCACCTCCAATCTCAAAACCATTCGCAGCGTGCCCCTCCGCCTGCAAACCCCGCCCGCCCCGCCCGCGCCACCCCAGGGAGATTTATTCGCCCCGCCCCCCGCCAGCCCACTGCCGGCGGTGTTGGAAGTCCGCGGCGAAGTGTTCATGCCCCGCGCCGGTTTCGAGCAACTGAATGCCGAACGCCGCGCCGCCGGCGAGGAGGAATTCGCCAACCCGCGCAACGCCGCCGCCGGTTCACTCAAGCAACTGGACCCCCGCATTGTGGCCCGGCGCCCCCTGGAAATGGTGTTTTACGGCGTGGGCCAGGTGGAAGGCGTGCCGGTGCCGCCCACCCATGATGCCTTGTTGCACTGGCTCCAGCGCCTCGGCTTCAAAACCCCCGAGCGTATCTGGCTCTGCCACTCCACCGAAGAACTTCTCGCCGCGCTCGACGAGCTGGACCGCTTTCGCAAAACCCTGCCCTATGACACCGACGGCGCGGTGATTAAACTCAACTCGCTGGCCCAGCGCGAGCGTTGCGGCGCCACCGCCAAGGCCCCCCGCTGGGCCATTGCCTACAAGTACGCGCCGGAGCAGGCCGAAACCCGTCTCAAGGCCATCACCATTCAAGTCGGCCGCACCGGTGCCCTCACCCCGGTGGCCGAGCTGGAGCCGGTGTTTCTTTCGGGCAGCACCATCAGCCGCGCCACGCTGCACAATGAGGAGGAAATCCGCCGCAAAGACATTCGCGTGGGCGATTGGGTCGTCATCGAAAAAGCCGGTGAGGTCATCCCGGCCGTGGTGCGCGCCGTGGCGGAAAAACGCACCGGCGCCGAGCAGGTGTTTGTGTTTCCCAAAAACTGCCCCGAGTGCGGCACCCCGGTCACCCGCGGCGCCGAGGCCGGCGTGGATTATGTCGTCTGGCGCTGCCCCAACCCCGATTGCCCCGCCCAAATCCGCGGGCGCATCGAGCACTGGTGCAGCCGGGGCGCCATGGACATTGAAGGCGGCGGCGAGGTGCTGGTGGCGCAACTGGTCAAAACCGGGCTGGTGCAGGACGTGGCCGACCTCTACCGCCTCACCGTGGACGAGCTGTGCCAACTCGAGCGCATGGGTGAAAAATCCGCCCGCAATTTTCTCGAGGGCATCGAGGCCAGCAAGCAACGCGACCTGTGGCGGGTGCTTTTTGGGCTGGGCATCCTGCACGTGGGCGCCAGCGTGGCCAAATCTTTGAGCCGCACTTTTCCCACGCTGGACGACATCCTGAACGCCAGCATGGAGCAGTTGCAAAAGGCGGAAGATGTGGGCGAGACCATCGCCCAAAGCATTCTCCAGTGGGCCGGCGACCCCCGCAACCGGCGGCTGGTGGAGCGCCTGCGGGCGGCGGGCGTCAATTTCCAGAGCAGCCTGTATCAGGCCGGCCCCGCCGGCGGACGGCTGGCGGGCAAAACCCTCGTGCTCACCGGCACGCTGCCCCATCTGACCCGCGAGCAGGCCACAGCCAAAATTGAAGCCGCCGGCGGACGCGTGGCCTCCAGCGTCAGTAAAAAAACCGATTACGTGGTGGCCGGGGCTGAGGCCGGCTCCAAGCTCGAAAAAGCCCGCCAGCTCGGCGTGCCGGTGATTGACGAGGCGGAGTTGTTGCGCTTGTGCGGCGAAACATCGCCCTGA